The following coding sequences are from one Pyxidicoccus xibeiensis window:
- a CDS encoding helix-turn-helix domain-containing protein, whose amino-acid sequence MSRPQEWKGRLFFGPRQLMYAGPAGQTHPHAHHTFQLLLAFGAPVVLRDRHQREAACHAAVVPPDTEHAVVGPVGLAVILHLAPDDIVGRQLRTLGIGDTVEAWQQAGAPLLGCGAGGMPRTWSDAESLAQAMARALQAEAGPPVPSHPAVKKLLRLLPDVLEEDVRVSALAPRVGLSPGRLSHLFGEEVGLPLRPYILWLRLRRAAEHLKHGAPVTQAAHAAGFTDSAHLSHAFRRTFGLTPTEIAGVVEWVLPPPE is encoded by the coding sequence GTGAGCAGGCCCCAGGAGTGGAAGGGGCGGCTGTTCTTCGGCCCCCGGCAGCTGATGTACGCCGGGCCGGCGGGGCAGACGCACCCGCATGCACACCACACCTTCCAGCTCCTCCTGGCCTTCGGAGCGCCGGTGGTCCTCAGGGACCGGCATCAGCGTGAGGCCGCATGTCACGCGGCGGTGGTGCCTCCAGACACCGAGCACGCGGTGGTGGGGCCGGTGGGGCTCGCGGTGATTCTGCACCTCGCGCCGGATGACATCGTGGGCCGCCAGCTGCGGACGCTGGGCATCGGCGACACTGTAGAGGCGTGGCAGCAGGCAGGGGCCCCCCTGCTCGGGTGTGGAGCAGGCGGGATGCCGCGGACCTGGTCCGACGCCGAGTCCCTCGCACAGGCCATGGCGCGGGCGCTCCAGGCCGAGGCGGGTCCTCCGGTGCCCTCCCACCCGGCGGTGAAGAAGCTCCTGCGCCTCCTGCCGGACGTGCTGGAGGAGGACGTCCGCGTGTCCGCGCTCGCGCCCCGGGTGGGGCTGTCGCCGGGGCGGCTGTCCCATCTGTTCGGAGAGGAGGTGGGCCTTCCGCTGCGCCCGTACATCCTGTGGCTTCGCCTGCGGCGCGCGGCGGAGCACCTGAAGCACGGCGCCCCGGTGACGCAGGCGGCGCATGCCGCGGGCTTCACGGACAGCGCGCACCTGAGCCACGCCTTCCGCCGCACCTTCGGCCTCACCCCCACGGAGATTGCCGGCGTGGTGGAGTGGGTCCTCCCGCCACCGGAGTAG
- a CDS encoding M16 family metallopeptidase yields MSFRNRFRRPSRGPRAAWGGVLLSVLLGACATLPPRGQVVMRDVSFPLRDFRLPSGLRVVVEQDPRAPVVAVVAVVGVGGSGDPSGKEGLAHVVEHLAFRARHAGSPSVWTRLETAGAGHVNAATGLDYTAYMTLAPKESLPALLTLAGQQLSAPLAGLTPEVFGVEREVVRNELRERNETGYVGQVFSWVHAASFPAEHPYARPVIGTHDTLSALTLADAQRFTRTHYRPDNVTLVIAGDVDLTSMDSLLQQHLPPAWMGTGAPLAVDPRLPASPAQPPLAPAPKAMRVYEAAVPTPELYLSWVLPRGFEEASAIHDFVNDSLERNLWRSLQNDGDIAGISTNLVPGTRASLLVVRVQLSRGDHPDRSVVKVLDQVHRAWSPSQDMGEAAGVLGREVDFQALRRTVVTGMVLESEHLLSRTVRRALLTHFTLDARSYTRSQLALMALGGSKVTDFAYQWLQRERARVILVRPGESGGAVVAPAARLPDEPLADSSHARVTPSMLTAASGPVHTVKLDNGLEVLLAPRPGLPVVRVGAALGGGSSHGTVPGVAELAWWGAFRESNFEGHESDWGLHGSRKLERDHVRIDLAGTSGNVGNMLAMLTEQLSSTRTSEAFVRFLREQVLPWREAVDSRPEVQAQRALLGALYGTHAYAREATGAEMARVSWSEAGDWLEDVYRPGNTVVVIAGEFDVKEVEALARRYLGGWSRGEPRPVALPGEPALPAASARPRTLLTPRPKATQGQVQLACRLPAATPESEARYALMEELLGGQSMHELRSQRGATYGFHASTWLARGGAAHLLVEGVVDAPRVAEGLGSVKQALAAFAKEVTPEQLEDARARLLARQSVSFLTSAHWVDALLEARVQGFQPDAVARRPAHVQAVTADALRREFAGCLERLVVGITADEGQARPALQALSQP; encoded by the coding sequence ATGTCCTTCCGAAACCGCTTCCGTCGTCCGTCGCGCGGGCCCCGTGCCGCGTGGGGCGGTGTGCTCCTCTCCGTGTTGCTGGGGGCGTGCGCCACGCTGCCGCCGCGCGGGCAGGTCGTCATGCGTGACGTGTCCTTCCCGCTGCGCGACTTCCGCCTGCCCTCGGGGCTGCGGGTGGTGGTGGAGCAGGACCCGCGCGCTCCGGTGGTGGCGGTGGTGGCGGTGGTGGGGGTCGGCGGCTCCGGCGACCCCTCCGGCAAGGAGGGCCTGGCGCACGTGGTGGAGCACCTGGCCTTCCGCGCGCGCCACGCGGGCAGCCCTTCCGTGTGGACGCGGTTGGAGACGGCGGGCGCGGGCCATGTCAACGCCGCCACCGGGCTGGACTACACGGCCTACATGACGCTCGCCCCGAAGGAGTCGCTGCCAGCCCTCCTGACGCTGGCGGGGCAGCAGCTGTCCGCGCCGCTGGCGGGCCTCACCCCGGAGGTGTTCGGGGTGGAGCGCGAGGTGGTGCGCAACGAGCTGCGCGAGCGCAACGAGACGGGCTACGTGGGCCAGGTCTTCAGCTGGGTGCATGCGGCCTCCTTCCCGGCGGAGCACCCCTACGCCCGCCCCGTCATCGGCACGCACGACACCCTGTCCGCCCTCACGCTGGCGGACGCGCAGCGCTTCACGCGCACGCACTACCGGCCGGACAACGTGACGCTGGTCATCGCGGGGGACGTGGACCTGACCTCCATGGACTCGCTGCTCCAGCAGCACCTGCCGCCCGCGTGGATGGGCACCGGCGCGCCGCTGGCCGTGGACCCGCGCCTGCCCGCCAGCCCCGCCCAACCTCCGCTGGCCCCCGCCCCGAAGGCCATGCGGGTGTACGAGGCGGCGGTGCCCACGCCGGAGCTGTACCTGTCCTGGGTGCTGCCGCGTGGCTTCGAGGAGGCCAGCGCCATCCACGACTTCGTCAACGACAGCCTCGAGCGCAACCTGTGGCGCTCGCTCCAGAACGACGGTGACATCGCCGGCATCTCCACCAACCTGGTGCCCGGCACGCGCGCGTCGCTGCTGGTGGTGCGCGTGCAGCTCAGCAGGGGCGACCACCCGGACCGCTCGGTGGTGAAGGTGCTGGACCAGGTCCACCGGGCCTGGTCTCCGTCCCAGGACATGGGGGAGGCGGCAGGCGTCCTCGGCCGCGAGGTCGACTTCCAGGCCCTGCGCCGCACCGTCGTCACCGGCATGGTGCTGGAGTCGGAGCACCTCCTGTCCCGCACCGTGCGCCGCGCGCTGCTCACGCACTTCACCCTCGACGCGCGTTCCTACACGCGCTCGCAGCTGGCGCTGATGGCGCTCGGCGGTAGCAAGGTGACGGACTTCGCCTACCAGTGGCTGCAGCGGGAGCGCGCGCGCGTCATCCTGGTGCGGCCCGGTGAGAGCGGCGGGGCGGTGGTGGCCCCGGCCGCCCGGCTCCCGGACGAGCCCCTGGCCGACTCCAGCCACGCGCGTGTCACGCCGTCCATGCTCACGGCCGCCTCCGGGCCCGTGCACACGGTGAAGCTCGACAATGGCCTGGAGGTGCTGCTCGCCCCGCGCCCGGGCCTCCCGGTGGTACGCGTGGGCGCGGCGCTGGGGGGCGGCTCTTCCCACGGCACGGTTCCCGGCGTGGCGGAGCTGGCCTGGTGGGGCGCCTTCCGCGAGTCCAACTTCGAGGGACACGAGAGTGACTGGGGCCTGCACGGCTCCCGGAAGCTCGAGCGGGACCACGTGCGCATCGACCTGGCGGGGACCTCCGGCAACGTGGGCAACATGCTGGCGATGCTGACCGAGCAGCTGTCCTCCACGCGCACCTCGGAGGCCTTCGTGCGCTTCCTGCGCGAGCAGGTGCTGCCGTGGCGCGAGGCGGTGGACTCGCGTCCGGAGGTCCAGGCCCAGCGGGCGCTGCTGGGCGCGCTCTACGGCACGCACGCCTACGCGCGCGAGGCCACCGGCGCGGAGATGGCGCGGGTGTCCTGGTCCGAGGCCGGCGACTGGCTGGAGGACGTCTACCGCCCGGGCAACACGGTGGTTGTCATCGCTGGCGAGTTCGACGTGAAGGAAGTGGAGGCGCTGGCGCGCAGGTACCTGGGCGGCTGGAGCCGCGGCGAGCCCCGCCCGGTGGCCCTGCCCGGTGAGCCGGCGCTGCCCGCGGCCTCCGCACGGCCTCGCACCCTCCTCACCCCGCGCCCCAAGGCCACGCAAGGCCAGGTCCAGCTCGCGTGCCGGCTGCCGGCCGCCACGCCCGAGTCGGAGGCGCGCTATGCGCTGATGGAGGAGCTGCTGGGCGGCCAGTCCATGCACGAGCTGCGCTCGCAGCGGGGGGCCACCTACGGCTTCCATGCCAGCACCTGGCTGGCCCGGGGCGGTGCGGCCCACCTGCTGGTGGAGGGCGTGGTGGACGCGCCGCGCGTGGCGGAGGGCCTCGGCTCCGTCAAGCAGGCGCTGGCCGCGTTCGCGAAGGAAGTCACGCCGGAGCAGCTGGAGGACGCCCGCGCGCGGCTGCTCGCGCGGCAGAGCGTCTCGTTCCTCACCTCGGCGCACTGGGTCGATGCGCTGCTGGAGGCGCGCGTCCAGGGCTTCCAGCCGGACGCCGTGGCGCGGCGGCCCGCGCACGTCCAGGCGGTGACGGCGGACGCGCTGCGCCGGGAGTTCGCCGGCTGCCTCGAGCGCCTGGTGGTGGGCATCACCGCCGACGAGGGCCAGGCCCGGCCCGCGCTCCAGGCCCTGTCCCAGCCCTGA
- a CDS encoding AAA family ATPase yields the protein MGKQESVPAELRDVAQALAEGVPSQDMLRALAERLIRIAGHLEQPEPTGSLRVGPEVSGRDASGSQALAGDTLAPPPPPLPQDLLQAIDAESALYRGKVLHGVRNVEVEPPGLVSLEPERPADPSWAGGLLLGFGADETTVFRGEVLHVDAATGRLFAQSLGAGLDEAALAGVERWVFTPFNFSQAILAAARACAPRVARVEEALRLAEGNVLPAREASEAESKGPETVWRQPWALLWGPPGTGKTETTARLIAESLVTAPEQRILAVAPTNRAADTLAMRVARLLEEQGQLVAGGSCRVYRGGLGAGPDLLRQYPRLVQDPEFADLAVSRDAAEHRARLAEARGLSAREVAHARADAVFQRHQLVDTTAEVVRLGRPGLVVLTVHRALKLVSELDGQEHFWRLIIDEAGMVPRAAAALLAPLAKTVFLAGDPKQLGPISAAEGEQASVRRWLRASPMSHLKDAGRDSQASHVLLLRTQHRMHPDISAVVSHFAYEGMLEDGEGPRTRAPRTVPPPFPTVRAGWVVLDSAGIADKDLHAERGPRGRGYLRKASGELALKLAGPAVRAKLKVLVVTPYRAQAEWLRKEAANRRLDITVFAASTVHRQQGTEYDVVMVDTVNAGRPFASNELTAMLNVAASRAREYLFVLASRAEAHAHVPWRLLSKLQPLMVRATQEPLRWATLPELKPRRMAPSRPAPRGVADEIQAWREGGNLATHEQRALSERRVTEGHHVVRGVAGSGKTYVLVRWAARFLREHPAARVLITFFNRSLASLIRRLLREALLEQGTPEAVDAVLARAAILNADKEGLKRAADYDAIFVDEAQDLEAEQLVALHGAVKPIASRNGGPPARPLFLFLDDSQNIYGRSTLEEMRASLPRDLSFAGRVRVLRESYRSTRQVLELAFNVVLDPLGRHSEANPGMREFMRTRELVEHRLVEEPRGPGEVFHVGFTEREGTVPVVKGLASPEAEHAWLVGELRRILSEGVKPADVLVVALQGTHRYAEALKSAGLHAVAYGGKSGARPESFPPEGADHVRVTTIMSSKGHESPFVFFVGVEDLDDIAWLMKDRPRKDAREMERTRRSLFYVAATRATLRQYVSGLAHARFVRVAQAYAQLLEGVRVTDGA from the coding sequence ATGGGGAAACAGGAGTCTGTTCCGGCGGAGCTGCGCGACGTGGCCCAGGCGCTCGCCGAGGGCGTGCCCAGCCAGGACATGCTCCGGGCCCTGGCCGAGCGGCTCATCCGAATCGCGGGGCACCTGGAGCAGCCCGAGCCCACGGGCTCGCTCCGGGTGGGGCCGGAGGTCTCCGGACGTGACGCGAGCGGCTCGCAGGCACTCGCCGGGGACACGCTGGCGCCTCCGCCTCCGCCACTCCCCCAGGACCTGCTCCAGGCCATCGACGCGGAGAGCGCGCTCTACCGGGGCAAGGTGCTCCACGGCGTCCGCAACGTGGAGGTGGAGCCGCCCGGCCTCGTCAGCCTCGAGCCCGAGCGGCCCGCGGACCCGTCCTGGGCGGGCGGCCTCCTGCTGGGCTTCGGTGCCGACGAGACAACCGTCTTCCGCGGCGAGGTGCTGCACGTCGACGCCGCCACGGGGCGCCTCTTCGCGCAGTCCCTGGGCGCCGGGCTGGACGAGGCGGCGCTGGCGGGCGTGGAGCGCTGGGTCTTCACCCCGTTCAACTTCTCGCAGGCCATCCTCGCCGCCGCCCGGGCCTGCGCGCCTCGCGTGGCGCGGGTGGAAGAGGCCCTGCGCCTGGCGGAAGGCAACGTGCTCCCGGCGCGGGAGGCCAGCGAGGCGGAGTCCAAGGGGCCGGAGACGGTGTGGCGCCAGCCGTGGGCCCTGCTCTGGGGCCCTCCGGGGACGGGCAAGACGGAGACGACGGCGCGGCTCATCGCCGAGTCACTCGTCACCGCCCCCGAGCAGCGCATCCTCGCCGTCGCCCCCACCAACCGCGCCGCGGACACGCTCGCGATGCGCGTGGCGCGGCTGCTGGAGGAGCAGGGGCAGCTCGTCGCTGGCGGCTCGTGCCGCGTGTACCGGGGCGGACTGGGCGCCGGCCCCGACCTGCTGCGCCAGTACCCCCGGCTGGTGCAGGACCCCGAGTTCGCCGACCTGGCCGTGTCCCGCGACGCGGCCGAGCACCGGGCCCGGCTCGCCGAGGCACGCGGCCTGTCCGCCCGCGAGGTGGCCCACGCCCGGGCCGACGCCGTGTTCCAGCGCCACCAGCTCGTCGACACCACCGCCGAGGTGGTGAGACTGGGCCGGCCCGGGCTGGTGGTGCTCACGGTGCACCGCGCGCTGAAGCTCGTGTCCGAGCTGGACGGCCAGGAGCACTTCTGGCGCCTCATCATCGACGAGGCGGGCATGGTGCCCCGCGCCGCCGCCGCGCTGCTGGCGCCCCTGGCGAAGACTGTCTTCCTGGCGGGGGACCCGAAGCAGCTCGGGCCCATCTCCGCCGCCGAGGGCGAGCAGGCCTCCGTGCGCCGCTGGCTGCGCGCCTCGCCCATGTCCCACCTGAAGGACGCCGGGCGCGACTCGCAGGCCTCGCACGTGCTGCTGCTGCGCACGCAGCACCGCATGCACCCGGACATCTCCGCCGTCGTCAGCCACTTCGCCTACGAGGGCATGCTGGAGGACGGCGAGGGGCCGCGCACGCGCGCGCCGCGCACCGTGCCCCCGCCCTTCCCCACCGTGCGCGCCGGCTGGGTGGTGCTGGACAGCGCGGGCATCGCGGACAAGGACCTGCACGCCGAGCGCGGGCCTCGCGGCCGGGGCTACCTGCGCAAGGCGTCGGGGGAGCTGGCCCTGAAGCTGGCCGGGCCCGCCGTGCGCGCGAAGCTCAAGGTGCTGGTGGTGACGCCCTACCGCGCGCAGGCCGAGTGGCTGCGCAAGGAGGCGGCGAACCGGCGGCTCGACATCACCGTCTTCGCCGCGTCCACCGTCCACCGGCAGCAGGGCACCGAGTACGACGTGGTGATGGTGGACACCGTCAACGCGGGCCGGCCCTTCGCCTCCAACGAGCTGACCGCGATGCTGAACGTCGCGGCCAGCCGGGCCCGCGAGTACCTCTTCGTCCTGGCGTCCAGGGCCGAGGCCCATGCCCACGTGCCCTGGCGCCTGCTGTCGAAGCTGCAGCCCCTCATGGTGCGCGCCACCCAGGAGCCGCTGCGGTGGGCGACGCTGCCCGAGCTGAAGCCCCGGCGCATGGCCCCCTCGCGGCCGGCGCCTCGCGGCGTGGCGGATGAAATCCAGGCCTGGCGCGAAGGGGGCAACCTGGCCACCCACGAGCAGCGCGCCCTGTCCGAGCGGCGCGTCACCGAGGGGCACCACGTGGTGCGCGGGGTGGCGGGGAGCGGAAAGACGTACGTGCTGGTGCGGTGGGCGGCGCGCTTCCTGCGCGAGCACCCGGCGGCGCGCGTGCTGATTACCTTCTTCAACCGCTCGCTGGCCTCGCTCATCCGCCGGCTGCTGCGCGAGGCGCTGCTGGAGCAGGGCACGCCGGAGGCCGTGGACGCCGTGCTGGCGAGGGCCGCCATCCTGAACGCGGACAAGGAGGGCCTGAAGCGCGCGGCGGACTACGACGCCATCTTCGTGGACGAGGCGCAGGACCTGGAGGCGGAGCAGCTCGTCGCGCTCCATGGCGCGGTGAAGCCCATTGCCTCACGCAATGGGGGCCCTCCGGCCCGGCCGCTGTTCCTGTTCCTGGATGACTCGCAGAACATCTACGGGCGCAGCACCCTGGAGGAGATGCGCGCCAGCCTCCCGAGAGACTTGAGCTTCGCCGGCCGCGTCCGCGTGCTGCGCGAGTCGTACCGGAGCACGCGACAGGTGCTGGAGCTGGCCTTCAACGTCGTGCTGGACCCGCTGGGGCGCCACTCCGAGGCGAACCCGGGGATGCGCGAGTTCATGCGGACCCGGGAGCTGGTGGAGCACCGCCTGGTGGAGGAGCCCCGGGGGCCGGGCGAAGTCTTCCACGTGGGGTTCACCGAGCGCGAGGGCACCGTGCCCGTGGTGAAGGGCCTGGCGTCCCCCGAGGCGGAGCATGCGTGGCTCGTCGGGGAGCTGCGGCGCATCCTCTCCGAGGGCGTGAAGCCCGCCGACGTGCTGGTGGTGGCGCTCCAGGGGACGCACCGCTACGCGGAGGCGCTGAAGAGCGCGGGCCTGCACGCGGTGGCGTACGGCGGCAAGAGCGGCGCCCGGCCGGAGAGCTTCCCGCCCGAGGGCGCCGACCACGTGCGCGTCACCACCATCATGTCCTCCAAGGGCCACGAGAGCCCCTTCGTGTTCTTCGTGGGCGTGGAGGACCTGGATGACATTGCCTGGCTGATGAAGGACCGGCCCCGGAAGGATGCCCGGGAGATGGAGCGGACCCGGCGCTCGCTGTTCTACGTCGCGGCGACCCGGGCGACGCTGCGGCAGTATGTCTCGGGCCTCGCGCATGCCCGGTTCGTCCGGGTGGCACAGGCGTATGCGCAGTTGCTGGAGGGCGTGCGGGTGACGGACGGGGCTTGA
- a CDS encoding DUF3703 domain-containing protein, protein MSMKPKLRAAFEAELQEATRAEARADLTLAWRHLERAHILSQAHAGPHVRSHCRMFAFGWRRRDVRELVGQAVRIVVAGPGSWLGRAPLGNTGGANVGILTPMPMPEDLRALLDG, encoded by the coding sequence ATGTCCATGAAGCCGAAGCTGCGCGCCGCCTTCGAGGCGGAGCTCCAGGAAGCCACCCGGGCCGAGGCTCGAGCGGACCTCACGCTCGCCTGGCGCCACCTGGAGCGGGCCCACATCCTGAGTCAGGCCCATGCGGGGCCCCATGTCCGCTCCCACTGCCGCATGTTCGCCTTCGGCTGGCGGCGGCGGGACGTGCGGGAGCTCGTGGGTCAGGCGGTCCGCATCGTCGTGGCCGGGCCGGGCTCCTGGCTGGGCCGGGCGCCGCTCGGCAACACCGGCGGCGCCAACGTGGGCATCCTCACGCCCATGCCTATGCCCGAGGACCTGCGGGCGCTGCTGGACGGTTGA
- a CDS encoding methyl-accepting chemotaxis protein, with product MAAFRCCPARSPSVADSVRLQHEPSFRPSRLLHPLGFLVVLLVLLSPHAPADAASPGAGTPALEGWRYRWGDSPVGSDGVPAWAKETGETGAWRPVEALQSPPGRDGKNMVWLSVPLPAGDWAEPALFLGEVASAIEVYSNGQRLYASGKLDPDGHEVSENLAWHLLPLPRSALGGRVLLRIQSSKPAIGVSQDVRVGSRHELLAEASRQGQAPFVMGILLLTVGAAAAGSFLLHSRRRMLAGLAVFACSGGMVLISLSGLAAELWSAGAGSTLGMTLGIFCLQAGLMEFISDAILDKRLGWYQRATMGLSIVSALCAFITLVDMGTGQQLLGVFLPVSLLLMLGNVFVTSREAVKGNPDARLFVFGLAGLVLSLVITLLPVIGAVTWSLGNVTHWGYLALTLSLVAIVARRSMEVIRSLETHTRQLEARQQEVRQLAERMQNGAGELATVVQQLRSSSDEQAAGVSRQAVALNQANQTVQEIRRTSQLTAEKASMLAASAESAEQVGREGAAAVESTVADLADIRTEVSEMARRILALDARTREVGGIVDDVKDLADQSNMLAINAAIEAARSGDSGKGFGVVAREMRSLADQSIQATHRIRAVLDSVSKSMREAARSSEQGDERVQQSLDAVRTSGAQLQKLAEIIADTSASMRQITAAVSAQDEGTRQMAEAIKELSGQMHRTLKTVQETQDVTKSVQSLAASMSGMAAQTLKVEHGDGVNRPAAPAGPRA from the coding sequence ATGGCCGCCTTCCGCTGTTGCCCTGCTCGCTCGCCTTCTGTCGCCGACTCCGTCCGACTTCAGCACGAGCCCTCTTTCCGGCCCTCGCGCCTCCTCCACCCGCTCGGCTTCCTGGTCGTGCTGCTCGTGCTGCTCTCCCCGCACGCTCCGGCCGACGCCGCGTCTCCCGGAGCCGGCACGCCCGCGCTCGAGGGGTGGCGCTACCGCTGGGGAGATTCACCCGTGGGCTCGGACGGCGTGCCCGCCTGGGCGAAGGAGACGGGCGAGACGGGGGCCTGGCGCCCCGTGGAGGCGCTCCAGTCGCCTCCGGGCCGCGACGGCAAGAACATGGTGTGGCTCAGCGTCCCCCTACCCGCGGGCGACTGGGCGGAGCCGGCCCTCTTCCTGGGCGAGGTCGCCAGCGCCATCGAGGTCTACTCGAATGGCCAGCGCCTCTACGCGAGCGGCAAGCTGGACCCGGACGGCCACGAAGTCTCGGAGAACCTGGCGTGGCACCTGCTGCCGCTGCCCCGCTCGGCGCTCGGCGGACGCGTGCTGCTGCGCATCCAGTCCTCGAAGCCCGCCATCGGCGTGAGCCAGGACGTGCGCGTGGGCTCGCGGCATGAGCTGCTCGCGGAGGCGTCGCGCCAGGGCCAGGCGCCGTTCGTCATGGGCATCCTGCTGCTCACCGTGGGCGCCGCCGCGGCCGGCTCCTTCCTGCTGCACTCGCGGCGGCGGATGCTCGCGGGGCTGGCGGTGTTCGCGTGCAGCGGCGGCATGGTGCTCATCAGCCTGAGCGGGCTGGCCGCGGAGCTGTGGAGCGCGGGAGCCGGCAGCACGCTGGGCATGACGCTGGGCATCTTCTGCCTCCAGGCCGGCCTGATGGAGTTCATCTCCGACGCCATCCTGGACAAGCGGCTTGGCTGGTACCAGCGGGCGACGATGGGGCTGTCCATCGTCTCCGCGCTCTGCGCCTTCATCACCCTGGTGGACATGGGCACCGGCCAGCAGCTGCTGGGCGTGTTCCTGCCCGTGTCGCTGCTGCTCATGCTGGGCAACGTCTTCGTCACCAGCCGGGAGGCGGTGAAGGGCAACCCCGACGCCCGCCTCTTCGTCTTCGGCCTGGCCGGCCTGGTCCTGTCGCTCGTCATCACCCTGCTGCCCGTCATCGGCGCGGTGACGTGGTCGCTCGGCAACGTCACCCACTGGGGGTACCTCGCGCTCACGCTGTCGCTGGTCGCCATCGTCGCGCGCCGCTCCATGGAGGTGATCCGCTCGCTGGAGACGCACACCCGCCAGCTGGAGGCGCGGCAGCAGGAGGTCCGCCAGCTGGCCGAGCGCATGCAGAACGGCGCCGGAGAGCTGGCCACCGTGGTGCAGCAGCTGCGCTCGTCCAGCGACGAGCAGGCCGCGGGCGTCAGCCGGCAGGCGGTGGCGCTCAACCAGGCCAACCAGACGGTGCAGGAGATCCGCCGCACGTCGCAGCTGACCGCCGAGAAGGCCAGCATGCTCGCGGCGTCCGCGGAGAGCGCGGAGCAGGTGGGGCGCGAGGGCGCCGCGGCCGTGGAGAGCACGGTGGCGGACCTGGCCGACATCCGCACCGAGGTGTCCGAGATGGCCCGGCGCATCCTCGCGCTGGACGCGCGCACCCGCGAGGTGGGCGGCATCGTCGACGACGTGAAGGACCTGGCCGACCAGTCCAACATGCTGGCCATCAACGCGGCGATTGAGGCGGCGCGCAGCGGCGACAGCGGCAAGGGCTTTGGCGTGGTGGCGCGGGAGATGCGCAGCCTGGCCGACCAGTCCATCCAGGCCACCCACCGCATCCGCGCGGTGCTCGACAGCGTGAGCAAGAGCATGCGCGAGGCGGCCCGCTCCAGCGAGCAGGGCGACGAGCGCGTCCAGCAGAGCCTCGACGCGGTGCGGACGTCCGGCGCCCAGCTGCAGAAGCTGGCCGAAATCATCGCCGACACCAGCGCCAGCATGCGGCAGATCACCGCCGCGGTCAGCGCCCAGGACGAGGGCACCCGGCAGATGGCCGAGGCCATCAAGGAGCTGTCCGGGCAGATGCACCGCACGCTCAAGACGGTCCAGGAGACGCAGGACGTCACCAAGTCCGTGCAGTCGCTGGCCGCGAGCATGTCCGGCATGGCCGCCCAGACGCTCAAGGTGGAGCACGGCGACGGCGTCAACCGTCCAGCAGCGCCCGCAGGTCCTCGGGCATAG
- a CDS encoding spermidine synthase codes for MWRAAHRLALVGVALLACSASSQRSVLYEKQSPYTYISVTQDGEGRRYLQFDKSGALQSVVWPGQPLKLELPYTQVSMVGLAFVPEPRRILVIGLGGGAMPMFLRATVPGAHIDVVDIDPDVVKVAKDFFGFREDERLRAHVADGRGFVEAAGAPYDLIFLDAYGPDSIPEHLATLEFLASVRKRLAEQGAVVGNVWEFPPNTRFDSMLRTWQQGFRQLYTFDVRGSSNRILVGLAHPEQQARAALEARAEKLERAKGVPFDLSSLVVDGYEDATARKMRGQLLKDANLPKPAPAPAPTPAP; via the coding sequence ATGTGGCGTGCGGCCCATCGACTGGCGCTGGTGGGGGTGGCGCTGCTGGCGTGCTCGGCCTCCAGTCAGCGCTCGGTCCTCTACGAGAAGCAGTCACCCTATACGTACATCTCCGTGACGCAGGACGGGGAGGGGCGGCGCTATCTGCAGTTCGACAAGTCGGGCGCGCTGCAGAGCGTGGTGTGGCCGGGACAGCCGCTGAAGCTGGAGCTGCCCTACACCCAGGTGTCGATGGTGGGACTGGCCTTCGTGCCGGAGCCCAGGCGCATCCTGGTGATAGGGCTGGGCGGCGGGGCGATGCCCATGTTCCTGCGCGCGACGGTGCCCGGGGCTCACATCGACGTGGTGGACATCGACCCGGACGTGGTGAAGGTGGCGAAGGACTTCTTCGGCTTCCGGGAGGACGAGCGCCTGCGCGCGCACGTGGCGGACGGCCGTGGCTTCGTGGAGGCGGCGGGCGCGCCGTATGACCTCATCTTCCTGGATGCGTACGGGCCGGACAGCATCCCCGAGCACCTGGCGACGCTGGAGTTCCTCGCGTCGGTGCGCAAGCGGCTGGCGGAGCAGGGCGCGGTGGTGGGCAACGTCTGGGAATTCCCTCCCAACACGCGCTTCGACTCCATGCTGCGCACGTGGCAGCAGGGCTTCCGTCAGCTCTACACGTTCGACGTGAGGGGCAGCTCCAATCGCATCCTCGTGGGGCTGGCGCACCCGGAGCAGCAGGCGCGCGCGGCGCTGGAGGCGCGGGCGGAGAAGCTGGAGCGCGCGAAGGGCGTGCCGTTCGACCTGAGCAGCCTGGTGGTGGACGGCTACGAGGACGCCACGGCGCGCAAGATGCGCGGGCAGCTGCTGAAGGACGCGAACCTGCCGAAGCCCGCTCCGGCGCCCGCGCCGACGCCCGCGCCCTGA